The Pseudarthrobacter sulfonivorans genome includes a window with the following:
- a CDS encoding deoxyguanosinetriphosphate triphosphohydrolase, with the protein MFPVAETRTTAQALPGYEAHDSARWVEEPPKNNYRSDFERDRARVLHSSALRRLGAKTQVVAPDTDDFVRTRLTHSLEVAQVGRELGRALGCDPDVVDTACLSHDLGHPPFGHNGESALNEVAHAIGGFEGNAQTLRLLTRLEPKVLATDGRPAGLNLTRASLDAAAKYPWSALNAPVIHGQRTSKFGAYEDDLPIFNWIREGAPERRSCLEAQVMDLADDISYSVHDVEDAIVAGHFQLRWMDNPDHRARVVGYAKQWYLPHNDPAAIDAALARLEATDVWVREADGSRKSMAALKDMTSQLIGRFCQSALEATRAVYGPENLTRYSAELMVPDETVMEIAVMKGLATTFVMTTEHRQPIYERQREVLHALVTALNATGDRHLEPMFAADWRDAPDDGARLRVVIDQVASLTDGSALAMYERLVGSLPSLW; encoded by the coding sequence CCGCTGGGTGGAGGAACCGCCCAAAAACAACTACCGCTCCGACTTTGAGCGGGACCGCGCCCGGGTGCTGCACTCTTCCGCCCTGCGCCGCCTCGGCGCGAAAACGCAGGTAGTTGCCCCGGACACCGACGACTTCGTCCGCACCCGCCTGACCCACAGCCTCGAGGTTGCCCAGGTGGGACGGGAACTGGGCCGCGCCCTGGGCTGCGACCCGGACGTTGTGGACACCGCCTGCCTGAGCCATGACCTGGGGCACCCGCCCTTCGGCCACAACGGCGAGTCCGCCCTGAACGAGGTGGCACATGCCATCGGCGGCTTCGAAGGCAACGCCCAGACCCTCCGGCTCCTCACCCGGCTGGAGCCCAAGGTCCTGGCCACCGACGGGCGCCCGGCCGGCCTGAACCTCACAAGGGCCAGCCTGGACGCGGCGGCGAAATACCCCTGGTCCGCGCTGAACGCGCCGGTCATCCACGGCCAGCGCACCAGCAAGTTCGGCGCCTACGAGGACGATCTGCCCATCTTCAACTGGATCAGGGAGGGTGCGCCGGAACGCCGCTCGTGCCTGGAGGCGCAGGTTATGGACCTGGCCGACGACATTTCCTATTCCGTGCACGACGTCGAGGACGCGATCGTGGCCGGGCACTTCCAGCTGCGCTGGATGGACAACCCGGACCACCGGGCCCGTGTTGTGGGCTACGCCAAGCAGTGGTACCTCCCGCACAACGACCCCGCCGCGATCGATGCCGCCCTGGCCCGGTTGGAAGCCACCGACGTGTGGGTCCGCGAGGCCGACGGCAGCCGGAAATCCATGGCCGCCCTGAAGGACATGACCAGCCAGCTGATCGGCCGGTTCTGCCAGAGCGCACTGGAGGCCACGCGTGCCGTCTACGGCCCGGAAAACCTCACCCGGTACAGCGCCGAGCTGATGGTCCCGGACGAGACAGTCATGGAGATCGCGGTGATGAAGGGCCTGGCCACCACGTTTGTGATGACCACCGAACACCGCCAGCCCATCTACGAGCGCCAGCGCGAGGTTCTGCACGCCCTGGTCACCGCCCTGAACGCCACGGGCGACCGCCACCTGGAGCCAATGTTCGCGGCCGACTGGCGGGACGCGCCCGACGACGGCGCACGGCTCAGGGTGGTCATCGACCAGGTGGCGTCGCTGACAGACGGCTCGGCGCTGGCTATGTACGAACGGCTCGTGGGGAGCCTGCCGTCGCTGTGGTGA